From Salvia splendens isolate huo1 chromosome 3, SspV2, whole genome shotgun sequence, a single genomic window includes:
- the LOC121797101 gene encoding uncharacterized protein LOC121797101 → MEYEEGNNGPPPPPPNYAELLRQLEELRQQVNRGPPVPVQNQYVYQGQANPTVHSNIAANTFELKRGLIQMAENIAFRGKSTDDPNKHITKFIQICNTTKMNGVTDEQVRLRLFPFSLEDSAKDWLESLEPGSIRTWDAMVEKFLEKFYPPSEAIKRQHEIIAFQMTSTENIRDAWGRFKSLMKRCPNHGLTPTVQVITFFKGCVPEAQRELNLSSGGNFLKKGVNEAMEVIEEFASNDEGWSNERSKVHRVASTTDHDPMSALSDKLDAFTMKFDCMAMGQPSREPQGKMGDVNYVNQGDNNRYFNNHRANFQDGGYNQFGNKWHLNLSYGNPNNALQPPPGFTVTDGVVNDPKKMTTEDILKSFMLQSNKLMKQNNQRMEKVETDVQSMATHLQNIDTQINQISQTVSTITQSGKFPSNTIINPKECKAVHLRSGTIYEAPSLPATTSDTVLEPKAIVAEKENEAEKENTGTTSGVKVPFPHVLNQKKKKKDEQFTRFLDIFRKVHVNIQLIEALLQMPKYDKFLKEVIAQKTSWGQVDTINLTENCSALLQRKLLAKLKDPGSFTVDCLIGGYKVENALYDLGASINLMPLSVFKQLNIGNLKPTSVTLQMADISVAYPEGIVEDLLIKVGEFIFPADFMVLDMEEDNGVPLLLGRLFLDNVEANINVKRES, encoded by the coding sequence ATGGAGTACGAAGAAGGTAACAACGGTCCGCCACCCCCTCCTCCCAATTATGCTGAGCTTCTACGACAGCTGGAGGAGTTGCGTCAACAGGTCAACCGTGGACCACCTGTGCCTGTGCAGAATCAATATGTATATCAAGGTCAGGCAAATCCAACTGTCCATAGCAACATCGCGGCCAATACTTTCGAGCTAAAAAGAGGACTAATTCAGATGGCGGAGAACATTGCTTTTAGGGGCAAATCCACAGATGACCCCAACAAGCATATCACTAAGTTCATTCAGATTTGCAACACAACAAAGATGAATGGAGTGACAGATGAGCAGGTTCGGCTAAGGCTGTTTCCTTTCTCTTTAGAGGATTCAGCAAAGGACTGGTTAGAGAGTTTGGAGCCAGGATCAATTAGAACTTGGGATGCTATGGTGGAAAAatttttggagaaattctacCCCCCTAGTGAAGCTATAAAGAGACAACACGAGATCATTGCCTTTCAGATGACTTCTACAGAGAATATCAGAGACGCATGGGGGAGGTTTAAATCTTTGATGAAACGGTGTCCCAACCATGGGTTAACCCCGACAGTCCAAGTTATTACATTTTTCAAGGGATGTGTGCCTGAAGCACAAAGGGAGTTGAATTTGAGCTCAGGCGGTAATTTTCTCAAGAAAGGAGTGAATGAAGCCATGGAAGTAATAGAGGAGTTTGCATCTAATGACGAAGGATGGAGCAACGAAAGGAGTAAGGTGCATAGGGTAGCGTCTACTACAGATCATGATCCTATGAGTGCCCTATCCGACAAGTTGGATGCGTTTACCATGAAATTCGACTGCATGGCAATGGGGCAACCGTCTCGAGAACCCCAAGGAAAAATGGGGGACGTGAACTATGTGAATCAAGGGGACAACAACCGGTACTTCAATAATCACCGCGCCAACTTCCAGGATGGAGGATATAATCAATTCGGGAACAAATGGCATCTCAATCTCTCTTATGGAAACCCAAATAATGCTCTGCAACCACCCCCGGGGTTCACAGTTACTGATGGGGTGGTTAATGATCCGAAGAAGATGACCACGGAAGACATACTCAAGTCTTTCATGCTACAGTCCAACAAGCTCATGAAGCAGAACAATCAAAGGATGGAGAAGGTTGAGACAGATGTACAAAGTATGGCCACTCATCTGCAGAACATCGACACACAGATCAACCAGATTTCCCAGACTGTGAGTACTATTACTCAATCGGGAAAATTCCCTTCGAACACCATCATAAATCCCAAAGAATGCAAAGCTGTGCATCTAAGGAGTGGCACTATTTATGAAGCCCCCTCACTGCCTGCGACCACATCTGATACCGTTCTTGAGCCCAAGGCTATCGTGGCAGAGAAGGAAAATGAGGCTGAAAAGGAGAATACTGGCACCACTTCTGGAGTAAAGGTGCCATTCCCACATGTACtgaatcagaagaagaagaagaaagatgagCAGTTCACTCGATTTCTGGACATCTTCAGAAAGGTGCATGTGAACATTCAATTGATCGAGGCACTGCTGCAGATGCCTAAGTACGATAAGTTTCTGAAGGAGGTGATAGCCCAGAAGACCAGTTGGGGGCAGGTTGACACTATTAACCTAACTGAAAATTGCAGTGCTCTGCTGCAAAGGAAACTGCTTGCCAAGCTGAAGGACCCTGGAAGTTTCACTGTCGACTGCCTCATTGGGGGCTATAAGGTGGAGAATGCTCTCTACGATCTAGGCGCGAGCATCAATCTAATGCCACTATCGGTGTTCAAGCAACTGAACATCGGTAATTTGAAGCCCACCTCAGTCACACTACAGATGGCCGACATATCTGTCGCGTATCCAGAGGGCATCGTGGAAGACCTACTGATTAAGGTCGGGGAATTTATTTTTCCTGCCGACTTTATGGTCTTGGACATGGAAGAAGACAATGGAGTCCCCCTACTGCTAGGACGTCTCTTCCTTGACAATGTTGAGGCAAATATAAACGTGAAAAGGGAGAGTTGA